DNA sequence from the Vicia villosa cultivar HV-30 ecotype Madison, WI linkage group LG3, Vvil1.0, whole genome shotgun sequence genome:
tatcatcaagaatcatacaacaaagtaatccactcagtcaaccacaatcaatatataaataatgcgacacatgaatggtaacataaattataaagactgacgatgatgaatgagactcgactatgcatatgcatgtggtaccaaatccagagtaaaactcctccttgtcattatgacaaatacacctgccgagcattatgctgggacttttttccactcaggaagcccgcaggctgtcgtcatcgagcacgcagctcccactgatgacctcttgccactcaggctcattccgttaccgagcattaagcccctactggtaaccatgcccgcaggccatctgttaacagcattccgccattaacgtattgaaatgttatgctgtgcaaatatatgactctattacacaacaacaacatcatcaacaatataacacgatcatacactcacgttacatcgtttatattctatccaaaaggatacatcaccaattaataacatcgttatcaattacatcacaccataattaccacacaggcattaataagcacacagcacacattcaccgtcaaaacatactagccacatcagcataaatgatcgcataattgcatcacctcaaattaatattggccattggcccacaactccatcaatacatcatcaacaagttgtaataacaacaattcaacaatgataatacatcattctcataacaacaattacttgccataaggccacacatcatgttaataacaaagaaccaaacattgtcacatattaagaatgaacattcattaatacataacacatatgaacatgatctcaggttatcgacaactaatcacgtacctcgtaccaatacgataacattcacacaacacatcatcatgatttatcatgcactagttcacaaaaccatttatgaaaatcaaccaaccactactacatcctacatcattaacaattacaaccaagcactatgattatttaccaatcatatcgcgcatataaacaattatgtgttttcatcaacaacatatcataaccaattaataacaagctaaccaagcctatactatcatatagaacatccaactagcttcctaatacttcgaacggcgtacgaaacgaatctacggatcaaaagttacaaggtttcaaagtttggataattgaacacactacacaactcatcacttgatcctaataaaaataatgggatactacatactatgaatcatttaattagataataatatagttcattgcgttagctttccaacgcttcgaacggcgacaaaatcggagttacggttcaacagttacgaagtttcaaagttttggaaaaataaaatatgatgttGGCCGCTCAGCGGGTCGCTTAGGCCGCTCagcggaaattccagaaacggaccaacgaaaactccgctcagcgaacctgaggccgcttagcggacctgagaaaaaccagaaaaatcccagcacgaacagaactgtctcaagccccttatacccaccaaaacccctccaaaacatcatcataacaccaatacaacacatacataccatataaacaacataacatccaaatttcatggttgattcattaatatttctcaaaacctaactttttctccaacttcaatcaagccatagaaatggaaaacaaacatgatcaatcatcctaacacaacaaggatatgattctatacaaaataccaaccatgacatgtttgaatcttgctatatcatgaaaacctcacaacttcttacaaaacaagaaaaatggaaaatatgggaaggataaagaagatgaacaagaacaaaaacaagaacaagactataagaatcatacatccaagataaattagattcacccccttacctttgtttgattcttcatcttctccaaaatccccttcttcactttctctccatctttgctcttcttctttctctcttccctttctttctcttctttttctttccaccctttttgctttctcacaaatatctctttcttataaagaaaatatctaccccgcggaaatgaccaaaatgcccctacgctcaaatatcgttcaaactcccccaaaacgcggaatattaccttaataatatttctagtaccaaaaatatgaaaaccttcaattaaatattagtccgccatcccgaactaataccgactgaaacgactccaaaaacggtaaaattccaatacaCGTcccaaacgtccaaattaagcatatacttattttcctgGGCGTTACACCTTACGGTGTGACGAATGCTCCAGCttttttcatggattatatgaatcggatTTTTCAGCCTTATTTGGAccaatttgtggtagtctttattgatgacattcttatttattctcgtactccacaagagcacggAAAACATCTaaggattgttctgtcggtattgCGAGAGAAACAATTGTTTGCTAACTTgagcaagtgtgagttttggatgacggaggtaaAATTTCTTGGTCACgtcatatctcaaggaggtgtggcagtggatCCATCGAAATTTGAGGCGGTAATTAATTGGGAGTGACCGAAGAATGcctcagaagtccgaagtttcttgggaTTAGCCGGTTACTACAGAAGATTTAttaaagggttttctcaattggctctACCGATGACTAGACTTACCCGAAAagagtgtccttatgattgggattcggggtgtgaacaaAGTTTCACGAGCTTGAAGGAAAGATTAACGATTGCTCTTGTTTTAATCATTCCtgatccaaataagtcctatgaggtattttgcgatgcttcaaagaaaggattaggaggtgtattgatgcaggatggtcaggtggtagcatacgCATCTCGGCAGTTGAAagttcacgaagagaattatccaactcatgatttagaattggttGCAGTTGTATTTACCCtgaaggtgtggcgtcattacttgtatggagttcattttgaaatgctcagtgaccacaagagtttaaagtacctgttcgatcagaaggagttgaacaTACGTaagaggcggtggatggaatacttgaaggattatgattttgacttaaagtatcatccaggaaaagcaaataaagtggcggatgcattgagtcggaaggtgttaaagagggtCAAATTGATGATGTTAGAATATGCATTATGGGAAAGATTTCGAGATTTTAATCTTCAATTTGATTGGATCAAAAATGGAGTGATGATGGGGAACTTGAATGTTAATTCCATTTTGAGAAATGAAATCCAACAAGCACAAGTGTCAGatgctaagttacaagaggtgttggttcaaccagaGTTTACACGAGCTATGGATGGAATGGTTATGattaatcagaggatttgtgttccggacgatgcgtcattgaaaagaaggattttggatgagGCTCATAAAggtgctttcactatacatcctggttcttcaaaaatgtatcaagatttgaaaagagattattggtggtccggaatgaaaagagataTCGCGGTGTACGTATCAGAGTGTGCGGTGTGCAAACaggtaaagattgaacatcaaagaccAGGTGGGTTGTTACAACCATTAGAGATTCCAGTATGGAAGTGGGAtggtatttcaatggattttgcggttGGTTTACCccgtactcaaggtggatatgattctatttgggtgattgtagatcggttgacgaaatctgcacatttcttagccgtgaagactacttacaaggcaagtcatcttgcatGGTTATTTAttgcagaaattgtgaagctgcatggtgtaccctctagtattgtgtcggatagagatccaaagttcacttcaaggttttggagagcttttcaacaaGCTTTTCAACAAGGTTTTTGAGCACGTCGAATCACCCTCAAACGGACGATCAAACAGAGcgaacgatacaaaccttggagGATATGTTAAGggcttgtgtgcttgaaagtaaAGGAAAATGGAAAGAGCTTTTAACATTGATTGAATTTGCGTATAATAATAGTTATCaagcgagtatcggtatggcaccttatgaaGCATTGTACGGGAGGAAATGTAGGACACCGCTGTGTTGGACGGAAGTTGGTGATGATAGAACTTTGGGACcataaattattcaagagaccacaaacaagattagaatgattcgtgatAAGGTTAAACAAGCACAGGATCGTCAGAGGAGTTATACGGATAAccgtaggaggcctttggagtttgtggaaggtgaccatgtattcttAAAGGTTACTCCGAGATTAAGGTTGAAAGGACCATTTAAGTCGCGTAAGTTAAGTCCGAGATATGTGGGACCGTATGAGGTTTTAGAGAGGATTGGTGAAGTGGCGTACCGTTTAAccttaccaccttctctatcagaaatgcatgatgtttttcacgtgtctcaacttcggaagtttattcccgatcctcttCAGCCAGTGTTACCAGATGCGattgagatagaatcagatttTACCTTTGAACCTTTACCTAGCCGCATTGTGGGGAAAGAGATTAAGGTGTTGAGAAACAAGGAAATTCCTCTtgttaaggttcagtgggatgtaACGCATCCAGGTGATGCTACGTGGGAGCTTGAATCGGAAATccgggatgcttaccctcaccttttcaggtaattcttaaattcgaggacgaatttctatttaaggggggaggatgtaataccccgtatttaataaaatgctctaatgttattagctgacactgtggttttattaattggtgcattagagatacttttggacacttAAGTTATAAGTGCTAACTTAAAGTTATGTTACTTATATCCTTTTCCTTTCTCTTTCTATCTCATTTGCAAACAAACACAAAGTtctagagagaagaagtagagagaagggagAGCAAGAGGAAAAGAGGGAAAAGCTCGAATCTTCGCCTTTTCTCCGTTAAATCGACTCATCTTCATCATCTACAAATCATAAtcaaggtgggttctagttagaaacttatagataATGTTTATGGATGAGAAATTATAGTTTTGGATGTTGGGGTTTTGTAGAAATTCTAGGTTTTGATCCAAATCATGAATTTTCAAGGATAATTGTTGTTAAACCATGAGGATACTATGTATATGTTGTTTCCTTGTGCTATTATGGCTTGGAACAGGTTGGGATAGTTTGGTGATGAGTTGTTTTTAGaaaatgcaagaaaaataaaGTTTTTGGGGTTTTGAcgcagagtaggtcgacctactaaGAGGTTGCATCGACCTATGCAACCTAAAAGGGAAAAAATGTGAGTTTTTACAGCATGTGTCGACCTATAGGGttggcgtgcgcatacccgagggtgacaggaattcaatgcgtcgacctacaaGTTTAAAATTTTGGCAGATTTTGTAacgaccataacttttgaaccgtaactccgttttggtcgccgttcgaagcggtaTGAAGCTAGAAacatgtactttctagtagtgtaggtttggggaacaaaagaataaattatttaatCGGGAATCGGGGAAATCGTTTGATTCTTTGGATTGTTTTATCGTTCGGAAACATGTGAACGATATACTTTTTGGTATAATGAGTGATTGCCATATATTTATGATAATTGCCGTTGTTTACATGACAATGATGATATTTGTTGGTTGCCTTTGGTGTAATACCTAGTATATATGGAATTTGTTTGGTTGAGTCCTATTGTAGATGGATTGGTATACCTTtgttgtatatatgtatatataaagaGGTTTGACTAATTACATGggttaaaatgaataaaagaaaagtgaggaaaactaggatttgttaggtaTATATAGCTTAacaaaaagtattattgattgctcttcaccttcagtggtacgtcggtgcatctcttaataccttcagtgaaacgttggtatattttatcgtcagtggtacaacgatatatctcttttctaccttcagtggaacgttggtagctcaccttcagtggaacgttggtgtatattgttatatcttcatcgtcagtggtacgttgatgcatttctattcataccttcagtggaacgttggtatattttatcgtcagtggtacgatgatatatctcttttctacctccagcggaacgttggtagctcaccttcagtggaacgttggtgtatattgttatatcttcatcgtcagtggtacgtcgatgcatttctattcataccttcagtggaacgttcgtatattttatcgtcaatggtacgatgATATATCTCTTTTCTGCCTCCAgcggaacgttggtgtatattgttatatcttcatcgtcagtggtacgtcgatgtatttctattagtaccttcagtggaacgttggtatattttatcgtcaatggtacgacggTATATCTTTTTTTTCCTCTAGTGGaatgttggtagctcaccttcagtggaacgatggtgtgttttctgttaatgAAAGATTGGTATTCTGATTCTCCAGTGAAAGGTgacatattttctcatccccagtgaaagaggatgcatattttctcaccCCCAGTgaaaggtggtgctttaatctccctggtgcgaaatattttccccagcgaagtttcttttcccaacaAAATCTCGTCTCTCCAACGAAGTCTTGTTTTCCTAGTGGAGTTCTTCCCACAAGACATTTATTTCCCCCAGTGGATTTCCTTTTTTTCCCCAGTGGTGTCTTAtttcatcatcatatgcattcaatgcatcttaggttcaaaaattgtgtgttttatatatttaagtctcttcaatctcgtcaaaacgaagatttacaatcatcgtatctccggatcgaagaaacttaaataggggcatctgtcataccccaaattttgaccctaagatcatacatcaattgcattttaATCACTAATTAAGAGCACCATTATGAGGAtatatctttgatactgtgatcatctctgaggggaaccatcaggcattttcagctttttatttgttttatattaaccaaaatccaaaaatatgtattttgtctcttttgtttatattttacaggtaaaagatcgggcaaaaatcaaaacagtgcaagaaaacaatttttgaaaatttgaaggtggaaatcgatttacccatatgggaaatcgatttcctggggagaaattcaaaaaaaataataaagagggaaacatgacatcattttggcacctattttctttgttcaatttttgtcattttaccaattttccacctcaccaaaattagcATCAATATGCATTTGATCCAATAGTTGTCATTGATTTTTTGGGTATGGCTAATACCAAACGAGCTTACTTGGTCTGTAGGTGTTCATTTACAAGAATAAGCTTTTAATCACCTTAGTTTGTAGTAGGAAATTTGAAAACTACTCTTATTCAAAGGTGGCCAGAAAAATTCTTATTgatcaaatcaaatccaattagCTTGATGGTAAAGTTGTCGATGGGATCTttaatggatatccaagaagtaAGAAGGGCTATAGTTGTTGGGAGTGGAACATGGAGGATTGaattttcattaataaaaaatatattactttCAATAAGTTATGTCACAGGAAGAAAATTGAAGACCCAAGGATGAAGCTTTTAGAAACTATGGCGAAAAAGACTCAGTTTGAGGTGTAGGTTCCTACTAAGGACACTAGTAGTAATGAGGGAAAAATCACATAGGCATCTAAttatcatttgactcatgataaggtAAGTAGTAATATTATAACATATCAAAAGAACGACTATGCTGACATTGGGTTTTATAATTTGAGTGTGGTGGAGGGTAGCTTAATTCAGAAACATAGACCTACTGGGAGGCATTCAAAAGCAAGGAGAGATAAATATGATTTCAGAACAGGGTTGTGGGATTTTTAAATTACCTAAGAAGAAAAAGGTGATTGGAAGAAAGTGGATGCAAGTGGAAAGATCAAGGTTTAAGTGTGGCTTGAACTTGATCAAGGTTGTTCAATAGTGATTCAATATGGTAGAGAGAAACAAAGTGGTTTTTGGATAAATTGCTTCACCATGCTTTCGAATCAATATGGAGACTTTTGAAGCATCCCTTAAAATCTTTAAGTGATAAAGAGAAGTAAAACATGTTCCAAGTTTTCCAAAAATCAGTAAGCCAAAAAGAAGTAAGAATGTTAACGGAAGATGTCGGAGCCGTGAAGAAGGTACGGTAGGCGATATGTCCGATCTAAGTGTTTTGCAAGTATCAAGTTTGGTTAGTTTGGTTCGTGcatctattcattaataataaaatatttaatattaatttagatATACTCTAAGATACAAAGAGATACTCTAAATTATTATAAAAGATATTATaggatatttaaaattttgtaagatagttataatattttaaattaatataaaaaatactataagcTATTTATAATATTTGTATTCTAACTTTAAATAGGTTGTGTTTTGGACAATTAATGATATGTTGGGTTTCAGAAGTTATAAATATGTGTCTCTATCATTCTTGTCTTAACAACCTTTAGTACTTTAGACCTGAAGACATAGAAAAGAGTTAGGAATCACCGATATACTTAGAGAGACAAGAGTTTGAATTCCTTGAAGTTCTTGGAATTTGGGAAACCTTCCGAGGTATCTAAGAGAATTGTGAAACACTTCTAAACTCATTGTACTTGTGTGATTCATATATTGAGAGTTGAATGGAATTAGGTagaaataagatttttttttgtcACAACTCAAAAGACTTTTTTTCTtttaactcatttgtaatctcttgtaacaacatTTGGATGTATAGTAAATTAGAGAGCCAAGCTCTCCCCTAGAGTACACTGCTTGATCCAACTAGCTAAACACGTCAGTGTTATTATCTTTTATCTTCTACTGACTTTTCCTGGTTTTGCTTCACTTTAGGAAGGTTATTATGTTGCTTTAggccatttattttggttttcaTTGTTATTTGTCTCCACACATcaatttttttggtgtttttgaaCTCAGATTAATTCTTAATTGCTCCGAGTTATTCTACTAGTTTTTCACAATATTGACATTTgttgaaatatttataattatttataatatattacatAAACCCCTATTTCAAAATGATTATTctctattaaatttatttttccgTGAGCTTCATACACTAATATTAACTCATAATTATAATGTTAGATAtcacaaatacaaaaaaaaaaaagggtcaggatcctctccatttttcCCTTTCTCCATTTTCTCCATTATTATAGATTTGTGTGTAAATAATACATATTTCTATGACATGTAATATTtattacatatttatttaactttatatacataaaactatattaatgcatccttccatttcttttggGAAATGGAGAGGATACCTACCCAAAAGAAAACCATTCCAACACTCGCACAACACGCAAGTTATTATCGAGTATTCATTATATTATAGGTTACTTTTTTGATAACAGGAATGAACGTCATTTCTTTAGATTTTGTTGAGCTTTTCTTGCATTGCACTATTTCCCCTTTAACATAATTTTATTCTGTTGAATTCTTTTGATAAATTTTTCAACGAGTCGATTGTTATTTTTCCATCTCTATTATTTGGGGTTTTTTGTCTACTCTCTCAAGTTTGTTATCCtatgattttaatttaataacaTCAATTAGGGTATGTTTAAATAGTGAACTCAGAATGTCAAACTAGTTGAGATGTCAAGATAGACATACCTATACCAAAAGGTACTTTTTACcaatgtaaaaaatatatatttaaaaaaaagtatcttttaaattaaaaaaatattttgaatttcttCTCAATTATGCTAACAtatctttaaaaatatatactgacatataatttaattaaaatatattaaataaaaaatcttttgAGTTGCTTCTAAATTACGCAAACATATCCTGTAAAAAAGTATATTTTGAGTTGCTTAACAATTACGctagaatttttatttttaagaattaaattaataaataataaaattatcttATAAGTTCAATGAATATAGTCCTTTTCTCTCTATAAAAAGTGTAAATAAAGTTGACTGAGTTTTCTTAGATCTGAAAAACGAAGACGATTACAATGGAAGATAAAACTCTGAAGCATTTAGAGATGGAAGATAATTTAGCTGTGGGAGTTAAGAAGGTTAGTATTAACATACCTAATGATCTTTCTTTCTCCATACTTTCAAAATTATCTGTAAAAACTTTGAAGCGTTTTGAATGTGTATGTAAATCATGGACCCTCTTATTTCAAATCTCTTATTTCATGAGCTTGTTCTGCAAAAACCTCTATAATCATTCTTATTATGATTATACATCTCTTCTACTACACCTATATCATAAAACAACTTCGAGTGATGTGTTGTATTCTCTATCTGATGAGCGATTTGAGAATAAGATCAAATTAGATTGGCCAAATCCATTTCAAAGGGATGaccttgaatttgatattttgggATCTCATAGCATTAATGGGATTCTTTGTCTAATCAGTTACTCCCAGATAGATACAAAACTTGTATTATGGAACCCAGCTACAGAGGAATTCAAGGTTGTTCCTACTAGCTTTCGTGAGTCTGTGCCGTATATGGATATTGAAATTACTCGATATGGTTTTGGTTATGATTCTGATAGAGACGACTACAAGGTGATTCGACAAATAATGTATAATCCAAATAGCGATAGTGAAAGTGACATTGATGATTTGTCACTTGAAGATATATACTACCAACTCTTTTGGGAGATATATAGTCTACAAAGTAACACTTGGAAGAAACTTGACTCTAATATCCCTCATAATTACATAGATCAAGTACTGTGTCTTAGTGGAATGTGTCACTGGTGGGGCGAAGAAGGCTATGATAATGAAAATTATGATGAAGCATACCTACTATCCTTTGACCTAAGTAAGGAGGAATTCCTTATAACACCCATACCAGAGGATAATTTTTTTAGATCTAGACATCATTGGGAAGACTTAGTAGTATTAAATGGTTGCATTGCTTTAATCTCGAATCACAATAAAAACTACCCAAGTGATGATATTTTTCACATATCAATTTTGGGTGAAGTTGGTGTGAAAGAGTCATGGATTAAATTCTGTACTATTTGGCCTTTTCCTTTCATTGAGCATCCTATTGGAGTTGGAAAGAATGGGTATATGTTCTTGAGAGAGCATAGTGGAAAATTAGTTTGTTTTAATATAAACACTCAGATGGTTGAGGAGCTCGGTTTTGTAGGACATGGATTTCAAGGTAGGACAATAATTTATGAAAGAAGTATTGTTCCAATTGGAGGTATGAATATATAAAAAATCGTGTATACACccatgttttatggttgtaattTGTAAGAATTTTATATCACACATAATGTAGTCTTGTaacactttattattattattattattattattattattattattattattattattattattattataagtattattattattatttatagtttatattattattattattattattattattattattattattattattattataaatatcatttatAAGAGAATTCAAGAAACCCTTTGATCTTATGAATATTTTTTCTACATATTTATTTTAGTGGTTTACTCTTTTTTCTATTTGCAtaataacttttatatttaagttGATATAAAAACAAATCACACTAAATCTTTGTTTGTTGTCAAGTTTTATCTTTTATATAAAATGGAATACAATGACTGTTGTAATATTATTTCAATTTTGTGATGCTTTAGAAATCGCTTTGTATGAGGAAATTTTTTCGTAAGACATGAATATTTTGAATTTCAACTTTCCTCCTCATATGTTAAACATTGTGCCTTATTAGTATGTTCTATTGAGCTTAAAATTAATGCATAGTATTTTATGTAACAAAAATTTGTAAGTGGCGAGTGAATATTATTAATCCATAAAGATTGTAATTACTAATTCTATTATACTGGTTATTAGGTTGGGAAAGTCATAATTGTGAAATGGGGTTGCACATAGCACGATTGAGTTGATTGTGTAATGATTATAAAACTAACTATACTAAACTAAGAATCGAAATACTCAATGAGAGAAACAACTAAGTCCCGCCTATGAATCTTTTGTATCTTTCCTATGCTTAATCCTTTCTTGAACTTGGATTGATTCCTTTTCATTCATGGATATCTTATAAAATAGTTACGAAAGTTTTCATCACCGTGTTACCATCTTTGTTATATCCATTACCCAAATGTTCCCGATGAACTCGAAAGAAACTTTCGCGTACATAAAATATCTAATGTCACGACTGAATATATTATATCTGTAGCAATCATAAAAAACCACCATAATCTTATTTGGTTTTGATATGCAAATATAAGTTTCTTCTCATTTCTTTCTAGATCTATTATACTTATTTCATAGACAAAATATAAGAATTAATcacaaaaaattgaataattaaGAAGAGGTTCATTTACATATAAAAAATGGAGCGAATCACATGGTCCACATTGTTGGGGAAAATTTATCTAAAGGGAAACTAATTGAGGGGAACTAGACATTCATCCTTAGAGGATTCATggattttactataaaaagtgAAAGATGTGGATCAATGTGCTTACCGGTACAACTATTTGCAACAATTAGATATTCACAATGGATTTGATGTTGGCAACACTATATGTCAAGATAAATTATGTAAAGTATCCATATGTGAGATAAATATATCAAGCCAAACTCAATAAAGATAATACCTAATGTCAAGTGGTGTTCAATGGAGTCCTTGATGATCTCTGTGTAAATCTATGTGCGTCCAGGTATAAAGTTGATAATCCCACATAAGAtccattttaacttttgatgacGATAACTATGATTGAAGTTGATGGAAAGAGCTTTCAACTCTATGATGATGGTGACCTAACTAGAGAAACATCTCATGTATCATTAACAAAAAAGTACTCGATATTAAAGTGCTTATATGATTGACGTAAATGGAAAAAGTCTTTGAAGCGTCAGAGtaatgaaagagaggaagtgttaaAGCTCACCAGGACGTGTCTGTCTAAGTGACCAGAGTTTTGTAAAAGTAAGGAAGTAACTTCTAAGTACTAAGGCAAATCCTAATTAAGTCGCGTAAGTTATGTCCGAGATATGTGGGACTGTATGAGGTTTTAGAGAGGATTGGTGAAGTGGCGTACCGTTTATccttactgtcataccccaatttttgaccctaatatcctatatcattcatatcccaatcattaatcaagagcttcacttggaagttttgtttgtggtgttgcactcacctcatcaataagagggaccatcaagcaccaatgattgtttatcttgtatgcatattatactaacccaaataccaaaaatattgctttgtttctttgtaggcttttgttttgtaggtactaaaCCAATACATCCATAAGCAAGgtattttccacattttggactgatgaaatcgatttccctaccgggtaaatcgatttccctgcagcaattttcaacaaaatcacattctggacagcatgaaatcgatttccctcctgggtaaatcgatttccctagtgtattttgcgccaaattctcttttggaacagagtgaaatcgatttcactct
Encoded proteins:
- the LOC131659579 gene encoding F-box/kelch-repeat protein At3g06240-like — translated: MEDKTLKHLEMEDNLAVGVKKVSINIPNDLSFSILSKLSVKTLKRFECVCKSWTLLFQISYFMSLFCKNLYNHSYYDYTSLLLHLYHKTTSSDVLYSLSDERFENKIKLDWPNPFQRDDLEFDILGSHSINGILCLISYSQIDTKLVLWNPATEEFKVVPTSFRESVPYMDIEITRYGFGYDSDRDDYKVIRQIMYNPNSDSESDIDDLSLEDIYYQLFWEIYSLQSNTWKKLDSNIPHNYIDQVLCLSGMCHWWGEEGYDNENYDEAYLLSFDLSKEEFLITPIPEDNFFRSRHHWEDLVVLNGCIALISNHNKNYPSDDIFHISILGEVGVKESWIKFCTIWPFPFIEHPIGVGKNGYMFLREHSGKLVCFNINTQMVEELGFVGHGFQGRTIIYERSIVPIGGMNI